A window of the Brassica napus cultivar Da-Ae chromosome A2, Da-Ae, whole genome shotgun sequence genome harbors these coding sequences:
- the LOC106382940 gene encoding serine carboxypeptidase-like 19, translated as MRNIYFLVLFLLSILISIHASLHVKYLPGLEGPLPFELETGYVSVGESGDVELFYYFVKSERNPDKDPLMIWLTGGPGCSSICALLFGNGPLAFKGDVYNGTVPPLELTSYSWTKVANILYLESPAGSGYSYAKTRRAAETSDTKQLHQIDQFPRSWFVDHPEFISNPFYVGGDSYYGKIVPGVVQQILLGNEKGLTPLINIQGYVLGNPTVSANFESNHRVSFAHRMGLISDELHESLERNCGGKFFNVDPSNAKCSNGLQAYDQCISEIYIEQILLPNCKVDYVLPDISLPNIRTSRRRELKEFSGNDSSSLPPPRCFTYSYFLSAFWANDENVRSALGVKKGFGKWSRCNTLNIPYTYDIHDAIPYHVNNSRKGFRSLIYSGDHDMMVPFSSTEAWIKSLNYSIVDDWRPWMMTSNQVAGYTRSYANKMTFATIKGGGHTAEYNQDQCSLMFKRWIDAESL; from the exons ATGAGAAATATTTACTTTCTAGTCTTATTTCTGTTGAGCATCTTGATCTCCATACATGCTTCTTTGCATGTGAAGTATCTTCCTGGTCTTGAAGGTCCTCTTCCTTTTGAGCTCGAGACAGG GTATGTGAGTGTTGGTGAATCTGGAGATGTTGAGCTCTTCTACTACTTTGTGAAATCAGAGAGAAATCCAGATAAAGATCCTCTCATGATTTGGCTCACTGGTGGGCCTGGATGCAGCTCCATTTGTGCTTTACTCTTTGGAAATG GTCCATTGGCATTTAAAGGGGATGTGTATAATGGGACAGTGCCTCCTTTAGAGCTAACATCTTATTCTTGGACAAAG GTGGctaacattttatatttggaaTCTCCTGCTGGTTCTGGATATTCTTATGCCAAAACTCGGCGTGCTGCTGAGACGAGCGACACCA aacaACTTCACCAAATCGACCAGTTCCCTAGGAGT TGGTTTGTGGATCACCCTGAGTTCATATCAAATCCATTTTATGTTGGTGGAGATTCATACTACGGGAAGATTGTTCCAGGAGTTGTGCAACAGATTTTACTTG GAAATGAGAAAGGTCTCACACCACTGATAAATATTCAG GGATATGTTCTTGGAAACCCTACGGTAAGTGCAAACTTTGAATCAAATCATAGAGTTTCATTTGCGCATCGGATGGGACTGATTTCAGATGAGCTCCACGAG TCACTTGAAAGAAATTGTGGAGGCAAATTCTTTAACGTAGACCCAAGTAATGCAAAATGCTCAAATGGTCTTCAAGCTTATGATCAG TGTATCTCAGAGATATACATAGAGCAGATTTTGTTACCAAACTGCAAAGTAGATTATGTCTTACCAGACATATCACTACCTAACATCAGAACCAGTAGAAGAAGAGAACTCAAGGAGTTTTCAGgaaatgattcatcatcattgCCTCCTCCTAGATGCTTC ACTTATAGTTATTTTCTGTCTGCCTTTTGGGCAAACGATGAAAATGTACGAAGCGCTTTAGGCGTGAAGAAG GGGTTTGGAAAATGGAGTAGATGCAACACCCTAAACATACCATATACATATGATATTCACGATGCCATTCCATATCACGTTAACAATAGCCGTAAAGGCTTCCGCTCTCTCATCTACAG TGGCGATCATGATATGATGGTACCTTTCTCTTCAACTGAAGCATGGATCAAATCTCTCAACTATTCCATTGTTGATGACTGGAGACCTTGGATGATGACTAGCAATCAAGTTGCTGG ATATACAAGGAGCTATGCAAATAAGATGACATTTGCAACCATCAAG GGAGGAGGACACACTGCTGAGTATAATCAAGACCAATGTTCACTTATGTTCAAAAGATGGATTGATGCTGAATCTCTCTGA
- the LOC125588971 gene encoding uncharacterized protein LOC125588971, with amino-acid sequence MAPKRNEAESTADQMQQQMGRISLLEQSMTKVDAMEQTLAVMQQQMSAFFGRLEQEKNEQAREKARSLEAAKGKAHQEEETSVGEGSSPVTTKAGQVLDQTPISVEEEGSERKGAFSQGSSQMEEDYRNKRLARRLELPLFDGEQADSWVLRADQYFEISEFTEEQKLKAVKMCFVEDALLWYRWERDRDPFRSWSQLKERVLEQYSTARDTSAGERLLRLRQEGSVKDYCREFISLATNAPELTDAVLEMAFMNGLKPRIRAGVRMFEPKTLQKMMSLARKVEEWEGDNGEDDSKPYPSLAGRNPKPNNRSDETTNKLSFNGPNQQKSKPNYTSSLSPQKDKGVAGKTTTYHNRVKAPFRRLTPAEIEQRRSAGLCFRCDEKFFRNHKCPKPELTVLIMHDDGKEEVFDEEPCELLDEEENEVEAVVAEVSISSVVGLTSSRTMKLKGELGGEEVTVLIDSGASHNFISEKMASRMGLITKNTTRYGVMVAGGVKVQGRGVITGVELKLQDCTIHTSFLPLELGIADVILGVQWLDTLGEMRVNWKLQRMKIRLSGEWVLIQGDPSLHSAGVSLKSIWKTLEEEGEGIVVEFGGLQAGETGFPVTVDQEWQAVLGQYAGVFQEPTGLPPSRGKEHAILLEAGASPVSVRPFRYPQAQKTEIEKQIGLMLAAGIIKESNSPFSSPVLLVKKKDGSWRFCVDYRALNRVTIADKYPIPMIDQLLDELHGAVVFSKLDLRSGYHQILVKSEDVPKTAFRTHDGHYEFLVMPFGLSNAPATFQSLMNDVFRPHLRRFVLVFFDDILVYSKTKEAHERHLEIVLGLLEKNRLYANRKKCHFGCEKVEYLGYVISAQGVAADPEKIRAMVNWPVPRVVKELRGFLGLTGYYRKFVLGYGSIARPLTSLLQKDQFFWNQEATEAFRGLKEAMTSPGLGDAKFRGAVCGRIRRVWCRVGSGIDAATAAYSIFQSSVDCSPEAQISL; translated from the coding sequence ATGGCACCAAAGAGAAACGAGGCAGAATCAACCGCGGACCAGATGCAGCAGCAGATGGGTCGCATCTCACTTCTGGAGCAGAGCATGACCAAGGTCGATGCGATGGAGCAGACCTTGGCGGTGATGCAACAGCAGATGAGCGCTTTCTTTGGCCGGTTGGAGCAGGAGAAGAACGAGCAGGCGAGAGAGAAGGCTCGTTCGCTCGAAGCCGCCAAAGGAAAAGCTCATCAGGAAGAAGAAACATCAGTCGGAGAAGGATCTTCACCGGTAACGACTAAAGCCGGCCAGGTCCTGGATCAGACACCGATTTCGGTGGAGGAAGAAGGATCAGAGAGGAAGGGAGCGTTTTCTCAGGGATCCAGTCAGATGGAGGAAGACTATCGGAACAAAAGATTGGCCCGCCGGCTTGAGCTACCCTTGTTCGATGGCGAACAAGCAGATAGCTGGGTGCTGAGGGCGGATCAGTATTTTGAGATCAGTGAGTTCACAGAGGAACAGAAGCTGAAAGCGGTGAAGATGTGTTTCGTTGAAGACGCACTTTTGTGGTATCGTTGGGAGCGTGATAGAGACCCATTCCGGAGTTGGAGTCAGCTGAAGGAGAGGGTGTTGGAGCAATACTCGACGGCGAGAGATACGTCAGCCGGCGAGAGGCTCCTCCGCCTCCGACAGGAAGGGTCTGTCAAAGACTACTGTCGGGAGTTTATATCGCTGGCGACAAACGCACCGGAGCTGACGGACGCGGTGTTGGAAATGGCGTTCATGAATGGGTTAAAACCACGCATTCGAGCGGGAGTGAGAATGTTCGAGCCAAAAACGTTGCAAAAGATGATGAGTTTAGCTCGGAAGGTGGAAGAATGGGAGGGAGACAACGGGGAAGACGATTCGAAACCCTACCCCAGTTTAGCAGGCCGTAACCCGAAACCCAATAACCGCAGTGACGAGACGACTAATAAGTTGAGCTTTAATGGGCCTAATCAACAAAAGTCCAAGCCCAACTACACGTCAAGCCTGTCACCGCAGAAGGACAAAGGGGTTGCGGGAAAGACTACGACCTATCACAATAGGGTAAAGGCTCCGTTTCGCCGTCTGACGCCGGCAGAGATCGAGCAACGGAGGTCGGCCGGTCTCTGTTTTCGCTGCGACGAGAAGTTCTTCCGGAACCACAAGTGTCCCAAGCCGGAACTCACGGTGTTGATTATGCACGACGATGGGAAGGAAGAGGTGTTCGACGAAGAGCCGTGTGAGCTGCTAGATGAGGAGGAGAACGAAGTCGAGGCAGTGGTGGCAGAGGTCTCAATTAGCTCTGTTGTTGGTCTGACCTCATCTCGCACGATGAAGTTAAAAGGGGAGTTGGGAGGAGAGGAGGTGACTGTCCTTATCGACAGCGGCGCCTCTCACAATTTCATTTCGGAGAAGATGGCTAGTCGAATGGGACTCATAACGAAGAACACAACACGCTACGGGGTAATGGTGGCTGGTGGAGTTAAAGTGCAAGGGAGAGGGGTGATTACAGGAGTAGAGTTGAAGTTGCAAGACTGTACCATTCACACGAGTTTTCTGCCTCTGGAGCTGGGTATAGCAGACGTGATTTTGGGAGTACAGTGGCTCGACACACTGGGTGAAATGCGAGTTAACTGGAAACTGCAGAGGATGAAAATCAGGTTGTCTGGGGAGTGGGTTCTGATACAGGGAGATCCCAGCCTTCATTCAGCAGGAGTGTCTTTGAAGTCGATTTGGAAAACGTTGGAGGAAGAAGGAGAGGGTATTGTAGTGGAGTTTGGAGGATTGCAGGCTGGGGAAACGGGATTTCCCGTGACCGTCGATCAGGAGTGGCAGGCCGTGTTGGGACAGTACGCTGGGGTGTTTCAAGAACCCACAGGACTGCCACCATCAAGAGGGAAGGAGCACGCTATATTGCTGGAGGCAGGAGCCAGTCCCGTTAGTGTCAGACCATTCCGTTATCCTCAAGCACAGAAGACGGAGATTGAGAAGCAGATCGGTCTGATGCTGGCAGCAGGGATTATAAAGGAAAGCAATAGCCCATTCTCAAGTCCGGTGTTattggtgaagaagaaagacggAAGTTGGAGGTTTTGCGTAGACTATCGAGCTCTCAATCGAGTCACCATAGCAGACAAGTACCCAATACCAATGATCGATCAACTCTTGGATGAGCTCCATGGCGCCGTGGTGTTCTCGAAGCTCGACCTCCGCTCAGGCTACCATCAAATTCTGGTAAAGTCTGAGGATGTTCCAAAAACAGCTTTCCGCACGCACGACGGACATTACGAGTTCCTCGTCATGCCATTTGGGCTCTCCAACGCTCCAGCAACGTTCCAGTCTCTTATGAATGATGTATTCAGACCTCATTTGCGCCGGTTTGTCCTGGTCTTTTTTGACGACATCCTGGTCTACAGCAAGACAAAGGAGGCGCATGAGAGGCACTTGGAGATTGTATTGGGGCTGCTGGAGAAGAACCGTCTCTACGCAAACAGGAAGAAATGTCACTTTGGTTGTGAGAAGGTAGAGTATTTGGGTTATGTGATCTCAGCACAAGGGGTGGCGGCGGATCCAGAAAAGATACGAGCGATGGTTAACTGGCCAGTACCAAGAGTAGTGAAAGAGTTGAGAGGGTTCCTTGGTCTCACCGGCTACTACAGGAAATTCGTGCTAGGCTATGGGAGTATAGCACGACCTTTGACCTCTCTGTTACAGAAGGATCAGTTTTTTTGGAACCAGGAAGCAACAGAGGCATTCAGGGGGTTGAAGGAAGCCATGACCAGTCCCGGTCTTGGCGATGCCAAATTTCGAGGAGCTGTTTGTGGTAGAATCAGACGCGTCTGGTGTAGGGTTGGGAGCGGTATTGATGCAGCAACAGCGGCCTATAGCATATTTCAGTCAAGCGTTGACTGCTCGCCAGAAGCTCAAATCAGTCTATGA
- the LOC106385335 gene encoding serine carboxypeptidase-like 19 precursor (The RefSeq protein has 6 substitutions, 1 non-frameshifting indel and aligns at 99% coverage compared to this genomic sequence), which translates to MRNLYFLVLFPLSILILVDASLHVKYLPGLEGPLPFELETGYVSVGESGDVELFYYFVKSESNPDKDPLMIWLTGGPGCSSICGLLFANGPLAFKGDEYNGTLPPLELTSFSWTKVANILYLESPAGSGYSYAKTRRAAETSDTKQIHQIDQFLRSWFVDHPEFISNSFYVGGDSYSGKIVPGVVQQISLGNEKGLTPLINIKGYVLGNPAVRTNLEPNHRVSFAHRMGLISDELHESLERNCGGKFFNVDPSNAKCSNGLLAYHQCISEIYIEQILLPNCKVDYVLADISQTLPNIRTSRRRELKEFSRNDSSSLPPPSCFTYRYFLSAFWANDENVRRALGVKKGFGKWSRCNTQNIPYTYDIHNAIPYHVNNSRKGFRALIYSGDHDMMIPFSSTEAWIKSLNYSIVDDWRPWMMNSNQVAGYTRTYANKMTFATIKGGGHTAEYNPDQCSLMFKRWIDGESL; encoded by the exons ATGAGAAATCTTTACTTTCTAGTCTTATTTCCGTTGAGCATCTTGATTTTGGTTGATGCTTCTTTGCATGTGAAGTATCTTCCTGGTCTTGAAGGTCCTCTTCCTTTTGAGCTCGAGACTGG GTATGTGAGTGTTGGTGAATCTGGAGATGTTGAGCTCTTTTACTACTTTGTGAAATCAGAGAGAAATCCAGATAAAGATCCTCTCATGATTTGGCTAACTGGTGGGCCTGGATGCAGCTCCATTTGTGGTTTTCTGTTTGCAAATG GTCCTTTGGCTTTTAAAGGGAATGAGTATAATGGGACACTGCCTCCTTTAGAGCTAACATCTTTTTCTTGGACAAAG gtggctaacattttatatttggaaTCTCCTGCTGGTTCTGGATATTCTTATGCCAAAACTCGGCGTGCTGCTGAGACGAGCGACACCAAACAAATTCACCAAATCGACCAGTTCCTTAGGAGT TGGTTTGTGGACCACCCTGAGTTTATATCCAATTCATTTTACGTTGGTGGAGATTCATATTCCGGGAAGATTGTTCCAGGAGTTGTGCAACAGATTTCACTTG GAAATGAAAAAGGTCTCACACCACTCATAAATATTCAG GGATATGTTCTTGGAAACCCTGCAGTAGGTACAAACTTAGAACCAAATCATAGAGTTTCATTTGCGCATCGGATGGGACTTATTTCAGATGAGCTCCATGAG TCACTTGAAAGAAACTGTGGAGGCAAATTCTTTAACGTAGATCCAAGTAATGCAAAATGTTCAAATGGGCTTCTAGCTTATCATCAG TGTATCTCAGAGATATACATAGAGCAGATTTTGTTACCAAACTGCAAAGTAGATTATGTCTTAGCAGACATATCACAAACCTTACCAAATATCAGAACCAGTCGAAGAAGAGAACTCAAGGAGTCAAGAAATGATTCATCATCGTTGCCTCCTCCAAGCTGCTTT ACGTATAGGTATTTTCTGTCTGCCTTTTGGGCAAATGATGAAAATGTACGCAGAGCTTTAGGCGTGAAGAAG GGCTTCGGAAAATGGAGTCGATGCAACACTCAAAACATACCATATACATATGATATTCACAATGCCATTCCATATCACGTCAATAATAGCCGTAAAGGCTTCCGCGCTCTCATCTACAG TGGTGATCATGATATGATGATACCTTTCTCTTCAACTGAAGCATGGATCAAATCTCTCAACTATTCCATTGTTGATGACTGGAGACCTTGGATGATGACTAGCAATCAAGTCGCTGG ATATACAAGGACCTATGCAAATAAGATGACATTTGCAACCATCAAG GGAGGAGGACACACCGCTGAGTATAATCCAGACCAATGCTCACTTATGTTCAAAAGATGGATTGATGGTGAATCTCTCTGA
- the LOC106382948 gene encoding soluble inorganic pyrophosphatase 6, chloroplastic-like isoform X1 translates to MAATRVMMTAAQTTSCFLAKRAFLLPEKTSHGALCFNKRALALKSKRPFSCSSIYNPHVKVKEEGQPETLDYRVFFLDGSGKKVSPWHDIPLTLGDGVYNFIVEIPKESKAKMEVATDEASTPIKQDTKKGKLRYYPYNINWNYGLLPQTWEDPSRANSEVEGAFGDNDPVDVVEIGEAQRKIGEVLKIKPLAALAMIDEGELDWKIVAISLDDPKAHLVNDVDDVEKHFPGTLTAIRDWFRDYKIPDGKPANRFGLGDKPANKDYALKIIHETNESWAKLVKRSVDAGDLSLF, encoded by the exons ATGGCGGCCACAAGAGTGATGATGACTGCAGCTCAAACCACCTCGTGCTTCCTCGCCAAACGAGCTTTCCTTCTCCCAGAGAAAACATCACACGGCGCTCTATGCTTCAACAAAAGAGCTTTAGCTTTGAAATCGAAACGACCCTTCTCTTGCAGTTCCATATACAACCCTCACGTTAAGGTTAAAGAAGAAGGTCAACCCGAAACACTAGATTATCGTGTCTTCTTCCTCGATGGCTCTGGAAAGAAg GTTTCTCCATGGCATGATATACCGTTGACCTTAGGAGATGGAGTTTACAactttatagttgaaatccctAAAGAGTCCAAAGCCAAAATGGAGGTTGCTACTGATGAAGCTTCCACTCCTATTAAACAAGATACTAAAAAAGGAAAGCTCAGATACTATCCATACAATATAAACTGGAACTATGGGTTGCTTCCACAGACATGGGAAGATCCATCTCGGGCTAACTCTGAAGTTGAAGGAGCTTTTGGTGATAATGATCCAG TTGATGTTGTTGAGATTGGTGAAGCCCAAAGGAAGATAGGGGAAGTTTTAAAAATCAAGCCTTTGGCTGCTTTAGCTATGATTGATGAAGGAGAGCTAGACTGGAAGATTGTTGCTATTTCATTGGATGACCCTAAAGCTCATCTTGTCAATGATGTTGATGATGTTGAGAAACATTTCCCG GGTACATTAACAGCCATTAGAGACTGGTTTAGAGACTACAAGATCCCAGATGGGAAGCCTGCTAACAGATTCGGTCTTGGAGACAAACCAGCTAACAAA GACTATGCATTGAAGATAATccatgaaacaaatgaatcaTGGGCTAAGCTTGTGAAGAGATCAGTTGATGCTGGAGACCTTTCACTTTTCTGA
- the LOC106382948 gene encoding soluble inorganic pyrophosphatase 6, chloroplastic-like isoform X2, translated as MAATRVMMTAAQTTSCFLAKRAFLLPEKTSHGALCFNKRALALKSKRPFSCSSIYNPHVKVKEEGQPETLDYRVFFLDGSGKKVSPWHDIPLTLGDGVYNFIVEIPKESKAKMEVATDEASTPIKQDTKKGKLRYYPYNINWNYGLLPQTWEDPSRANSEVEGAFGDNDPAQRKIGEVLKIKPLAALAMIDEGELDWKIVAISLDDPKAHLVNDVDDVEKHFPGTLTAIRDWFRDYKIPDGKPANRFGLGDKPANKDYALKIIHETNESWAKLVKRSVDAGDLSLF; from the exons ATGGCGGCCACAAGAGTGATGATGACTGCAGCTCAAACCACCTCGTGCTTCCTCGCCAAACGAGCTTTCCTTCTCCCAGAGAAAACATCACACGGCGCTCTATGCTTCAACAAAAGAGCTTTAGCTTTGAAATCGAAACGACCCTTCTCTTGCAGTTCCATATACAACCCTCACGTTAAGGTTAAAGAAGAAGGTCAACCCGAAACACTAGATTATCGTGTCTTCTTCCTCGATGGCTCTGGAAAGAAg GTTTCTCCATGGCATGATATACCGTTGACCTTAGGAGATGGAGTTTACAactttatagttgaaatccctAAAGAGTCCAAAGCCAAAATGGAGGTTGCTACTGATGAAGCTTCCACTCCTATTAAACAAGATACTAAAAAAGGAAAGCTCAGATACTATCCATACAATATAAACTGGAACTATGGGTTGCTTCCACAGACATGGGAAGATCCATCTCGGGCTAACTCTGAAGTTGAAGGAGCTTTTGGTGATAATGATCCAG CCCAAAGGAAGATAGGGGAAGTTTTAAAAATCAAGCCTTTGGCTGCTTTAGCTATGATTGATGAAGGAGAGCTAGACTGGAAGATTGTTGCTATTTCATTGGATGACCCTAAAGCTCATCTTGTCAATGATGTTGATGATGTTGAGAAACATTTCCCG GGTACATTAACAGCCATTAGAGACTGGTTTAGAGACTACAAGATCCCAGATGGGAAGCCTGCTAACAGATTCGGTCTTGGAGACAAACCAGCTAACAAA GACTATGCATTGAAGATAATccatgaaacaaatgaatcaTGGGCTAAGCTTGTGAAGAGATCAGTTGATGCTGGAGACCTTTCACTTTTCTGA
- the LOC106385336 gene encoding malate dehydrogenase 1, glyoxysomal: protein MEFRGDANKRIAMISAHLQPSFTPQMEAKNSVMGLESCRAKGGNPGFKVAILGAAGGIGQSLSLLMKMNPLVSLLHLYDVVNAPGVTADVSHMDTGAVVRGFLGAKQLEDALTGMDLVIIPAGVPRKPGMTRDDLFKINAGIVKTLCEGVAKCCPNAIVNLISNPVNSTVAIAAEVFKKAGTYDPKKLLGVTTLDVARANTFVAEVLGLDPREVDVPVVGGHAGVTILPLLSQVKPPSSFTPSEIEYLTNRIQNGGTEVVEAKAGAGSATLSMAYAAAKFADACLRGLRGDANVIECSFVASQVTELAFFATKVRLGRTGAEEVFQLGPLNEYERVGLEKAKEELAGSIQKGVDFIRK, encoded by the exons ATGGAGTTCCGTGGAGATGCCAACAAGAGGATTGCTATGATATCAGCTCATCTTCAACCTTCTTTCACTCCTCAG ATGGAGGCCAAGAACTCTGTGATGGGACTAGAAAGCTGTAGAGCGAAAGGAGGGAACCCAGGATTCAAAGTAGCCATTCTTGGAGCTGCAGGTGGAATAGGACAGTCTCTATCCTTGTTAATGAAAATGAACCCTCTCGTCTCTTTACTTCATCTCTACGATGTTGTCAATGCTCCTGGAGTCACTGCTGATGTTAGCCATATGGACACTGGAGCTGTT GTTAGAGGATTCTTGGGAGCCAAGCAACTCGAGGACGCCCTAACCGGTATGGATCTTGTGATCATACCAGCTGGTGTGCCGAGGAAACCAGGGATGACACGTGATGATCTCTTTAAAATCAATGCTGGGATTGTTAAGACACTATGTGAAGGAGTAGCGAAATGCTGTCCTAATGCTATAGTTAACTTGATTAGCAACCCTGTGAACTCTACTGTCGCTATTGCTGCTGAGGTTTTCAAGAAAGCTGGAACTTATGATCCTAAGAAGCTTCTTGGTGTTACTACACTTGATGTTGCTCGTGCCAACACATTTGTg GCTGAAGTTCTTGGCCTTGATCCAAGAGAAGTCGATGTACCAGTCGTTGGAGGACATGCTGGAGTCACAATCTTGCCACTATTGTCACAG GTTAAACCACCTAGCAGCTTCACACCATCAGAGATTGAGTACCTCACGAACCGGATTCAAAACGGTGGAACAGAAGTTGTGGAGGCAAAAGCTGGAGCTGGATCTGCAACACTTTCAATG GCATATGCTGCAGCCAAGTTTGCAGATGCTTGCCTTCGCGGGTTAAGAGGAGATGCGAATGTCATTGAATGCTCTTTTGTTGCTTCACAG GTGACAGAGTTAGCATTCTTTGCAACCAAAGTGCGTCTTGGACGTACAGGAGCAGAGGAAGTGTTCCAGCTTGGGCCCTTGAACGAATATGAAAG GGTTGGTCTGGAGAAAGCAAAAGAAGAATTAGCTGGAAGCATTCAGAAAGGTGTTGACTTCATCAGGAAATGA